The following coding sequences are from one Pseudonocardia sp. HH130630-07 window:
- a CDS encoding vWA domain-containing protein, with product MAGSTTTRPADELLTGLVGFTEVLRAAGVPVSQERVTAFLQALDVLDVTDRDQAYWAGRLTLCADPDDVGRYDLAFPAWFEPAQGRRATNADERPPAPPRLAALLPGREGAGSGDEDGGPQIRAAATGTEVLRSRDLGELSPAEREHLRRLMTLLRPEPPTRVSRRRRPHRRGDADPRRTLRTAMRNQGELAAIRYRHTTRRPRKVVLLIDVSGSMEPYADALMRFAHVFVRRAPRSVEAFTLGTRLTRITRELRQRDPERALGAAGKAIPDWSGGTRLGEVLAAFVDRWGRRGAARRAVVVIFSDGWERGGTELLGARVAELSRLAHRLVWVNPHAGKDGYAPVQGGIVAALPYLDDLLAGHSLATLEELLEVVRDA from the coding sequence GTGGCCGGGTCCACCACCACACGGCCCGCCGACGAGCTGCTCACCGGGCTCGTCGGCTTCACCGAGGTGCTCCGCGCCGCCGGGGTGCCCGTCTCCCAGGAGCGGGTGACCGCGTTCCTGCAGGCACTGGACGTGCTCGACGTCACCGACCGGGACCAGGCCTACTGGGCCGGGCGACTGACCCTGTGCGCCGACCCGGACGACGTCGGACGCTACGACCTCGCCTTCCCCGCGTGGTTCGAACCCGCGCAGGGCCGCCGCGCCACCAACGCCGACGAGCGGCCCCCGGCGCCGCCCCGGCTCGCCGCGCTGCTGCCCGGCCGCGAGGGGGCCGGCTCCGGCGACGAGGACGGCGGGCCGCAGATCAGGGCGGCGGCGACCGGGACCGAGGTCCTGCGCAGCCGTGACCTCGGCGAGCTCTCCCCCGCCGAGCGCGAGCACCTGCGCCGGTTGATGACCCTGCTCCGCCCGGAACCGCCGACCCGGGTCTCGCGGCGCCGGCGCCCGCACCGGCGTGGCGACGCGGACCCGCGGCGCACCCTGCGTACCGCCATGCGCAACCAGGGCGAGCTGGCCGCGATCCGGTACCGGCACACCACCCGGCGACCGCGCAAGGTCGTGCTGCTGATCGACGTCTCCGGGTCGATGGAGCCCTACGCCGACGCGCTGATGCGCTTCGCGCACGTGTTCGTCCGCCGCGCACCCCGCTCGGTGGAGGCGTTCACGCTGGGCACCCGGCTCACCCGGATCACCCGGGAGCTGCGCCAGCGCGACCCGGAGCGGGCACTCGGCGCGGCCGGGAAGGCGATCCCGGACTGGTCCGGCGGGACCAGGCTCGGTGAGGTGCTGGCCGCGTTCGTCGACCGCTGGGGGCGCCGCGGCGCGGCCCGGCGCGCGGTCGTCGTGATCTTCTCCGACGGCTGGGAACGCGGCGGGACCGAGCTGCTCGGGGCCCGGGTGGCGGAGCTGTCGCGGCTCGCCCACCGGCTGGTCTGGGTGAACCCGCACGCCGGGAAGGACGGCTACGCCCCGGTCCAGGGCGGAATAGTGGCGGCCCTGCCGTACTTGGACGATCTGCTGGCCGGGCACAGCCTGGCGACGCTGGAGGAACTGCTCGAGGTGGTCAGAGATGCGTGA
- a CDS encoding AAA family ATPase, with translation MWPPPALVLHAGSVNDSAPGAVPGSPGGPAELAAALRATGYLADDGLATAAYLAMQMNRPLFCEGEPGTGKTALAVALAQTLDAPLIRLQCHDGIDAGQALYDWDFPRQLLHLRTLEATGGDLDAGAVESSLYDERFLLDRPVLRALRTSPSVLLVDEIDRADDEFEAFLLEVLTEHAVTIPEIGEVRATTPPVVVLTSNRTREVHDALKRRCLYLWLEHPSIEREIEILHSRLPEVPERLAAAVARAVQKLRQADLIKPPGVAETLDWARALHLVGARHLDPENAARTLGAVLKYREDADRVHARLDSLLAS, from the coding sequence ATGTGGCCGCCCCCCGCGCTCGTCCTGCATGCTGGTTCGGTGAACGACTCCGCACCCGGCGCCGTGCCGGGATCGCCGGGCGGCCCGGCCGAGCTGGCGGCGGCGTTGCGCGCCACCGGCTACCTCGCCGACGACGGCCTGGCCACGGCCGCGTACCTGGCGATGCAGATGAACCGCCCGCTGTTCTGCGAGGGCGAGCCCGGCACCGGCAAGACGGCACTCGCCGTGGCACTGGCGCAGACCCTCGACGCACCGTTGATCCGGCTGCAGTGCCACGACGGCATCGACGCCGGCCAGGCGCTCTACGACTGGGACTTCCCCCGCCAGCTGCTGCACCTGCGCACCCTGGAGGCGACCGGCGGGGACCTCGACGCCGGCGCGGTCGAGTCCTCGCTCTACGACGAGCGCTTCCTGCTCGACCGGCCGGTCCTGCGCGCGCTGCGCACCAGCCCCTCGGTCCTGCTCGTCGACGAGATCGACCGGGCCGACGACGAGTTCGAGGCGTTCCTGCTGGAGGTGCTCACCGAGCACGCCGTCACGATCCCGGAGATCGGCGAGGTGCGGGCCACGACGCCACCGGTCGTCGTCCTCACCTCGAACCGGACCCGCGAGGTGCACGACGCGCTGAAGCGGCGCTGCCTGTACCTGTGGCTGGAGCACCCGTCGATCGAGCGGGAGATCGAGATCCTGCACAGCAGGCTTCCGGAGGTGCCGGAGCGGCTGGCGGCCGCCGTCGCGCGGGCGGTGCAGAAGCTGCGCCAGGCGGACCTGATCAAGCCGCCGGGCGTCGCGGAGACCCTGGACTGGGCGCGCGCACTGCATCTCGTCGGCGCCCGGCACCTGGACCCGGAGAACGCGGCCCGCACGCTCGGCGCGGTGCTCAAGTACCGGGAGGACGCCGACCGGGTGCACGCCCGGCTCGACAGTCTGCTGGCCTCCTGA
- a CDS encoding LysM peptidoglycan-binding domain-containing protein, protein MSQGLKGRRLLRAAAAGLVAVGATAAMAGTASAAPDGVWDQLAQCESGGDWSINTGNGYHGGLQFSPSTWRAYGGSGSAANASRSEQIAVAEKVLAAQGWNAWPSCSKKLGITGHSADTGKRVKASAPAQESAAPKKQSSGGGYTVRSGDTLGKIASAHGTSVSELASRNGIANVNAIGVGQVLQTG, encoded by the coding sequence ATGTCTCAGGGACTCAAGGGCCGACGCCTCCTGCGTGCAGCTGCGGCCGGCCTCGTCGCGGTCGGCGCGACGGCCGCGATGGCCGGTACCGCCTCCGCTGCCCCGGACGGCGTCTGGGACCAGCTCGCGCAGTGCGAGAGCGGCGGCGACTGGTCGATCAACACGGGCAACGGCTACCACGGCGGGCTGCAGTTCTCGCCGTCCACCTGGCGTGCCTACGGCGGTTCCGGGTCGGCGGCGAACGCCAGCCGCTCGGAGCAGATCGCCGTGGCCGAGAAGGTGCTGGCGGCGCAGGGCTGGAACGCCTGGCCGTCCTGCTCGAAGAAGCTGGGTATCACCGGCCACTCGGCGGACACCGGCAAGCGGGTCAAGGCCTCCGCCCCCGCGCAGGAGTCCGCCGCGCCGAAGAAGCAGTCCTCCGGCGGCGGCTACACCGTGCGCTCGGGTGACACCCTCGGCAAGATCGCCTCGGCGCACGGCACCTCGGTCTCCGAGCTCGCCTCGCGCAACGGCATCGCGAACGTGAACGCGATCGGCGTCGGCCAGGTCCTGCAGACCGGCTGA
- a CDS encoding molybdenum cofactor biosynthesis protein MoaE produces MTGAEVRRATVGPEPLDVDEHARLVEHPAAGAVVTFAGVVRDHDGGRSVRGLEYSAHPTAERIVAEVAERVAAGTPGVRALAVGHRVGPLEIGEVALACAVAAEHRGEAFAVCAELVDEVKRLLPVWKHQRFADGTDEWVNSA; encoded by the coding sequence GTGACCGGCGCCGAGGTCCGGCGGGCGACGGTCGGCCCGGAACCGCTCGACGTCGACGAGCACGCCCGGCTCGTCGAGCATCCCGCGGCGGGTGCGGTGGTCACCTTCGCCGGTGTGGTGCGCGACCACGACGGCGGGCGCTCGGTGCGGGGCCTGGAGTACAGCGCGCACCCCACCGCGGAGCGGATCGTGGCCGAGGTCGCCGAGCGGGTCGCGGCCGGCACCCCCGGGGTGCGGGCGCTCGCCGTCGGGCACCGGGTGGGGCCGCTGGAGATCGGCGAGGTCGCGCTGGCCTGCGCCGTGGCCGCCGAGCACCGGGGCGAGGCGTTCGCCGTCTGCGCCGAGCTCGTCGACGAGGTGAAACGGCTGCTCCCGGTCTGGAAGCACCAGCGCTTCGCCGACGGCACCGACGAGTGGGTCAATTCTGCCTGA
- a CDS encoding MogA/MoaB family molybdenum cofactor biosynthesis protein has translation MSGRDARVVTASTRAATGVYEDRGGPIITAWLRERGYETPDPVVVTDGEPVGAALRDAVAAGVDVVLTTGGTGISPTDATPEQTRAVLTHEVPGLADAVRRAGEDAVPTAVLSRGLAGVAGRTLIVNLPGSPGGVRDGLAVLDRVLDHAVDQLRGGDHR, from the coding sequence GTGAGCGGGCGCGATGCCCGCGTCGTCACCGCGTCCACCCGCGCCGCGACCGGGGTCTACGAGGACCGGGGCGGGCCGATCATCACCGCCTGGCTGCGCGAACGCGGCTACGAGACGCCCGATCCCGTCGTCGTCACCGACGGCGAGCCGGTCGGCGCCGCGCTGCGTGACGCCGTGGCCGCGGGGGTCGACGTCGTGCTGACCACCGGAGGGACCGGCATCTCCCCCACCGACGCGACACCGGAGCAGACCCGGGCGGTACTGACCCACGAGGTCCCCGGGCTCGCCGACGCCGTGCGCCGGGCCGGCGAGGACGCCGTCCCCACCGCGGTGCTCTCCCGCGGCCTGGCCGGGGTCGCCGGGCGGACGCTGATCGTCAACCTGCCCGGGTCACCGGGCGGGGTCCGCGACGGCCTCGCGGTGCTCGACCGGGTGCTCGACCACGCCGTCGACCAGCTCCGCGGGGGTGACCACCGGTGA
- the moaC gene encoding cyclic pyranopterin monophosphate synthase MoaC: MSTELSHVDEAGAARMVDVSDKQPGRRSAVATGVVHTTAEVVRLLQTDGLPKGDALATARIAGIMGAKRTPDLVPLCHPIAISGVTVDLEPATGPGDTAGSVTLRAEVRTTDRTGVEMEALTAVAVAGLTLHDMIKAVDPAAVLDAVRVERKDGGKTGTWTRPEDRS, encoded by the coding sequence GTGAGTACCGAGCTGAGCCACGTCGACGAGGCGGGCGCGGCCCGCATGGTCGACGTCTCCGACAAGCAGCCGGGGCGCCGGTCCGCCGTCGCGACCGGGGTGGTGCACACGACCGCCGAGGTCGTCCGGTTGCTGCAGACCGACGGCCTGCCCAAGGGCGACGCGCTGGCCACCGCCCGGATCGCCGGGATCATGGGCGCCAAGCGGACGCCGGACCTGGTCCCGCTGTGCCACCCGATCGCGATCAGCGGCGTGACGGTCGACCTGGAGCCGGCCACCGGCCCCGGCGACACGGCGGGCTCGGTCACCCTGCGGGCCGAGGTGCGGACCACCGACCGCACCGGCGTCGAGATGGAGGCGCTCACCGCCGTGGCCGTCGCGGGCCTGACCCTGCACGACATGATCAAGGCGGTCGACCCGGCCGCGGTGCTGGACGCCGTGCGGGTCGAGCGCAAGGACGGCGGGAAGACCGGCACCTGGACCCGCCCGGAGGACCGGTCGTGA
- a CDS encoding HARBI1 family protein, with translation MSDPVTYTAVLPIGEHTVAYLARLLAAQRCRRGTRPRRRALTPFAQAVLVIRWFCDATRVRHLARDNAISTATTYRYLHEGIDVLASAAPGLHGALLAARLAGHTHVHLDGTLIATDRCRALGPTAGVDLWWSGKHHRHGGNVQVVSAPDGWPLWTSPGRPGREHDVTCARAHPGLLEDLDHWIDDDHAALGDLGYEGEAHRLTVPIKPIPAGGRTVDQRTVNSLHSATRALAERANALLKTTFATLQRVTLCPWRTGAITAAALVLLHTEYDRTT, from the coding sequence ATGTCCGATCCTGTCACCTACACCGCTGTCCTCCCGATCGGGGAGCACACCGTGGCCTACCTGGCTCGGCTTCTGGCCGCTCAACGCTGTCGCCGCGGTACCCGCCCCCGGCGGCGGGCGTTGACCCCGTTCGCCCAGGCAGTGCTGGTGATCCGCTGGTTCTGCGACGCCACCCGGGTCCGGCACCTGGCCCGCGACAACGCGATCAGTACCGCGACCACCTATCGCTACCTGCACGAAGGCATCGACGTCCTCGCCAGCGCCGCACCCGGGCTGCACGGTGCCCTGCTCGCCGCCCGCCTCGCCGGACACACCCACGTTCACCTGGACGGCACCCTGATCGCCACCGACCGCTGCCGCGCGCTCGGCCCCACCGCGGGGGTCGACCTGTGGTGGTCGGGTAAACACCACCGCCACGGCGGGAACGTCCAGGTCGTGTCCGCCCCGGATGGATGGCCGCTATGGACATCCCCGGGAAGACCCGGGCGCGAACACGACGTGACCTGTGCCCGAGCCCACCCCGGTCTGCTCGAAGACCTCGATCACTGGATCGATGATGACCACGCCGCGCTGGGCGATCTCGGCTACGAAGGTGAGGCCCACCGACTCACCGTGCCGATCAAACCCATCCCCGCCGGCGGCCGAACAGTCGATCAGCGCACCGTCAACAGCCTGCACTCAGCCACCCGAGCACTCGCCGAACGAGCAAACGCCCTGCTCAAGACCACCTTCGCAACGCTACAGCGAGTCACCCTCTGTCCCTGGCGCACCGGCGCGATCACCGCCGCCGCGCTCGTGTTACTCCACACCGAATACGACCGCACAACATGA